Part of the Leptolyngbya sp. BL0902 genome, CGCATTGGCCATAGTTATAGTCAATGGCTAACCCAGGAGATGCCAAGGCTAACGGGGCCAGAACTGCGCTAAACAGGGTAAACGGTAGCGTAAGGTACGGGCTGAGGGACTTAAACACAGGATGATGAACCATAACAGAACGTTAAGGGTTATATCGCTTAATTAACGGCTGTAATCAAGCGTTACCCAGTGCGGATCAAGATAGTCAGTAAACACCATGGGATCGCTTCACCACGAGAGTCTTCCTGGCTGGGGTTGCCCATGGGGCCAGATTCTAGACGCCGAATCTTCTACAGTGAAGATAGCAGGAAAAGTCCATTGCGTGACCCAGAGGTTAATTTAGTATGCGCCTGAGTGATGTAACCCATCCCAACCAACTGCACGGTCTAACGATTCGGCAGCTTGAGGATATTGCCCGTCAAATTCGCGAAAAGCACCTGGAAACCGTGGCCGCCAGTGGTGGGCACCTGGGGCCGGGGCTGGGCGTGGTAGAGCTCACCCTGGCGCTGTACCAAACCCTGGATCTCGACCATGACAAGGTGGTGTGGGACGTGGGCCACCAGGCCTATCCCCACAAGCTGATCACCGGGCGCTTCCACGATTTCCACACCCTGCGCCAGAAGGATGGGGTGGCGGGCTACCTGAAGCGCAGCGAGAACCAGTTTGACCACTTTGGGGCAGGCCACGCCTCCACCAGTATTTCCGCCGCTTTGGGGATGGCCCTGGCGCGGGATATGGCGGGCGAGAACTACAAAGTGGCGGCGATTATTGGCGACGGTGCGCTCACTGGCGGCATGGCCCTGGAGGCCATCAACCATGCGGGCCACCTGCCCCATACCAACCTGCTGGTGGTGCTGAACGACAACGAAATGTCGATTTCCCCCAACGTGGGCGCGATTCCCCGCTACCTCAACAAAATGCGGATTAGCCCCCCGGTGCAGTTCCTCACCGACAACCTGGAGGAGCAGTTCAAGCACCTGCCCTTCCTGGGCGATTCCCTCTCGCCGGAACTGGATCGGGTCAAAGAAGGCATGAAGCGCCTCGCGGTGCCCAAGGTGGGGGCGGTGTTTGAGGAACTGGGCTTTTTGTACATGGGGCCTGTGGATGGCCACAATCTGCAAGAGCTGATCACCACCTTCAAGGAAGCCCACAAGCACACGGGGCCAGTGTTGGTGCATGTGTCTACCACCAAGGGCAAGGGCTACGCCATCGCCGAAAAAGACCAGGTTGGCTACCATGCCCAATCCCCCTTCAACCTGGCCACGGGTAAGGGGATTCCCTCCACCAAACCCAAGCCCCCCAGCTACTCCAAGGTGTTCGCCGAAACCCTGATCACCCTGGCGGAAAACGACCCCAAGATTGTGGGCATCACCGCCGCCATGGCCACGGGCACGGGGTTAGACAAGCTCCAGCAAGCCCTCCCCAAGCAATACATCGATGTGGGCATTGCCGAACAGCACGCCGTTACCCTGGCCGCTGGTCTGGCCTGCGAAGGAGCGCGTCCCGTCGTGGCGATCTACTCCACTTTCTTGCAGCGGGGGTTTGACCAGATCGTTCATGATGTCTGCATCCAAAAGCTACCCGTGTTCTTCTGCCTAGACCGGGCCGGGATTGTCGGTGCCGATGGCCCCACCCACCAAGGCATGTACGACATCGCCTACCTGCGCTGCATCCCCAACCTGGTGCTGATGGCTCCCAAGGACGAAGCCGAACTGCAACGGATGATGGTGACGGGCATCAACTACACCGAGGGGGCCATTGCTATGCGCTACCCTCGCGGCAACGGCTACGGCGCACCGCTGATGGAAGAGGGCTGGGAACCCCTGCCCATCGGCAAGGCGGAAGTGCTGCGCCAGGGCGACGATGTGCTGCTGTTGGGCTACGGCTCCATGGTGTATCCCGCCATGCAAACCGCCGAAATCCTCAGCGAACACGGTATCGAAGCTACGGTGGTGAACGCCCGCTTCGCCAAGCCGTTGGATGAGGAGCTGATTCTGCCCCTGGCCAAGCAAATTGGCAAGGTTGTCACCTTTGAGGAAGGCTGTCTGATGGGCGGATTTGGCTCCGCCGTAGCCGAGTCGATTCTGGATGCCCAGGTGCCCGCCTCCGTGCTGCGGATTGGGGTGCCTGATATTCTGGTCGATCACGCCACCCCCGATCAGTCTAAGGTCGCCCTGGGGCTCACCCCGTCCCAAATGGCCGAGCGCATCCTCAGCACCTTCAAGGTGGAAAAGCCTGCCCTAGCGGTGTAATCAACCGTTTGGTGTAAGGCCAAGCAGCCAGATCCCCGTCGCTGAAACCAGCAACGGGGATTTTTTAGCAGGCTGAACACCATCTGGTTGACTGACCAACGTTGGTTGAAAGCCGAATGGAAAACTCCCTATATCCATTAAGGTTTTTCTGGTTGAGGAGGCTACACCAACGATAAGCTCAGCCTAGGCGGAATCGGTTTTTCAATCGGGGGTACATAACCGGGGTTGGCCATGAAAAGCGCTGCTGTAGGAGAACTTTGACCCTGTGGCAATCAATCTACGTCCTCGCCGATCAGTAGAATGGCTAAATTAAAATTAAGTTTGGCTCCGGGTTTCGACTTCGCTCAACCCTCCTGCTGCCTTGCGTGGGGGCATTGAGCGAAGTTGAAAGGCGTTTTACCCATAATTATGACCCCTTACTTATCGTCAGTCTGAAAAATTCAGGTTGACATTTTATCGGATAAATTTGTCGGATAAATATATTCAGATAAGCCTCAACATCGACGGCCTTTAGTATTTTCCCTGAATCGTATTTTCTGCATGGTTCAGAGAATTATCTCGGACGCTAGATGGGAGTTTCATCGCTGAATTGCGGCCCTGTCGTTCTCATCTGGTGTCTAAAAATAATCTGTATACTAGCTGAATCACTCAACCAACCCCTTGTTATGTCCCTGCGCCAAACGCCTCTCTATTCTCGCTGCATAGACCTCAAAGCCCGGATGACCGAGTTTGCTGGCTGGGAAATGCCCGTGCAGTTTGGCGGCATCAAGCAGGAACATGAGGCAGTTCGCACCCGGGCAGGCTTGTTTGACATTTCTCACATGGGCAAGATGCTGTTTCGAGGCAATGGAGCCCTAGCGGCACTGCAACGGTTGGTGCCCTCCTACCTAGGCCGCCTCACTCCCGGCAAAGCCCAATATACGGTGCTGCTGAACCCCCAGGGCGGCATTATTGATGACCTGATTATCTACCTGAAGGATCGGGATGCATCGGGCGTAGAACAGGTGTTTACCATCGTCAACGCCGCCACTACTGAAAAAGATAAAGCCTGGTTTCAGGCACATCTCGCCGAAAGCGGGGTAGAACTGGTGGATCAGTCCAGCGCCTTTGCGCTGCTGTCGGTGCAGGGGCCAAAGGCCGCCGAGTTGCTGCAAACCTGTGTGGCCGAAAATTTGTCTGCGGTGGAGCGTTTTGGTCACTTGGACGGAACGGTATTGGGCAAACCCGCCTTCCTTGCCCGCACCGGGTACACCGGAGAAGATGGCTTTGAGATTATGCTCGACCCTGCCACCGCCGGAGACCTGTGGGATACCCTGCTGGCGGCGGGCGTGGCTCCCTGTGGTCTGGGTGCTCGCGATACCCTGCGCCTAGAAGCCGCCATGGCCCTCTACGGCCAAGATATTAACGACACCACGAGCCCCCTAGAAGCTGGGCTGGGCTGGCTGGTGCATTGGGACGAAGCGGGTGACTTTGTCGGGCGATCCGTCCTAGAGGCACAAAAATCCGGGGGAGTGTCCCGCCGATTAGTGGGTCTGGCCTTATCCGAACGCCACATTGCCCGCCACGATTACCCTGTCCTCCACGAGGGCGAACCCGTTGGCATCGTCACCAGCGGCACCCTCTCTCCCACCCTCAATACGCCCATTGCCTTGGCCTACGTTCCTAGTCATCTGGCTAAGGTTGGGCAGACCCTAGCCGTAGATATTCGTGGACAACAGCGCCCCGCCCAAGTGGTCAAGCGTCCTTTCTATAAGCCCCAGTCCTAGGGTCTTGATCTTCGTCGGGTATGGGGGTGTGAATAGATCGTTACCCTTAGACCTTAGTGCCTCTGCTAGCGCTGGCTTGGCCTAGCAGTGCCTAAATTGCGCTGCGCGACGAGGGACGCAGACATGGCTTGGTACAAGGAATCTCGACCTTGGTTTGTACCCGGTCACGCTTGAGGTTGAGGCATCACCTCTGGAGGCTTACCGTATCTCTAGTTTATCCTGTCTCCGAGATAACACTGTCTCGGAGATAACATTTGGCCCAGAGATCGCATAAGCTTAGGGTATGCGTCCCAAGGTAGCCTTCCGGTGAATGCCTTGTTTAGGATCGTCCCCCTCACGCTTAGATCACTGTTATGGCCGTGAGTCTCGATATTCCCCCGCCCCCTCCCCTGAGCCGCGTTAAGCTGTTAGAAGGCCAAGGTAATGCCCTCTATGCCGCCGGACGCTACAGCGAAGCCCTGACTCGGTTTGAGGAGTGTCTAGCGCTTCAGCCCAATCGCCCCGAAGTTTGGACGCTCCATGGCTTTTGTTTAACTGCCCTAAAACGCTTTGAGGATTCTCTCCATAGCTTTGACCGAGCGGTGGCTCTAGATTCGGACTGTGCCTTAGCATGGCACGGTAAGGGCCATGCCCTGGGCAAACTCAGCCGTTTTGAGGATGCCACCCTGCACCTGCAAGAGGCGCTACGAATCAATCCTGCTGATAGCAAAGCTTGGTACAACCTAGGGACGGCCCAAAATCAGCTGCGGCAGTACGATCCAGCCATTGTCAGCTTTGGGCAGAGTCTGAAGCTCAACCCTAACGACCACCGTGCCCGATACAACCAAGGGGTAGCGCTCTGTGGCTTGCACCGCTACGAAGAAGCCCTAGACACCCTGCGGCAAGCCCTGGCCCTCAAGCCGACGGCCCACTACATCTGGAACCAGTGCGGCACGGCTTTAATCCAACTAGGTCGCTACGCCGAGGCCCGCGCCGCCTTCGATACGTCCCTGCGCCACCACGCTGATAATCCCAATGCCTGGTACGGCAAGGCCCGTGCCTACGCCATGGCGGGCGATTTAGAGCAGACCCTTCAGAGCCTCTATCGCACCTTTGTGCTTAGCCCCTACGTCTATAAGGTCATGGTGCAGATCGACGCCCACTTTGACGGTCTGCGAGACGATCCCCAATTTCAAAAACTGATCGACTGACATAGATTGGCTGAAGCGGCTTAATTTATGTCCCCAAGCGAACCCCAAACGGGCCATCTACGGTATCCTTTAGCAGATTCTCCCTGACCCTGCGGTGCGGATATTCATGGAAAAGCTGCCTAGGCCATCGTTGTTTGTGCTGTCGCTGATTGGAGCCTTGGCTGTGGGGCCGAGCCTGGAGGGGGTCTGGCAGGGTGAGGAGATCAGGGCCACCGTAGGGTTTCCTCTGCCCCTGGCCGAGGCGTCATCCATGGCCCAGGCTCCGGCCCCCCCACCCCCCACCTCGGAGATCGCCGCAGCCCCCCCTGTCTTAGCCCTATCGCCGGATGGACAGTACCTCGTGCGGGGCACCGCAACCGGGGATCTGGTATGGCTTGATGATCAGGGGCAGGCCACGGCCCAAACCGTAGCCCAGGCCCACCGAGGGGCCGTGCTGGCGGTGGTCATTAGCCGCGACGGGCAAACGGTGATCTCCGCCGGAGCCGATGGGGCCGTGCGCCGCTGGGATCGCCAAGGTAATGCCCTAGGGGAGGCCATCCTCAGCCAAGGGAGCCCCCTGACAGCCCTGGCCCTCAGCCCCGATGGCCAAGGGTTAATCGCAGGGCGGGCTGATGGCTTAGTGGAGCCATGGTCGCTGGCGACGGGGACAGCCCAGGGGGATCCGGTCGCCGCCCACGCAGCGGCCATCCAGTCCCTCGACTATATGAGTGGTGGCCAAAACTGGGTCAGTGGTAGCCAAGACGGCAGCTTAGCCCTATGGAATGCGGACGGTAGTCCAGCAGGACGCATTCCATCGGCCCACGGTGGCGGAGTCAGCCAGGTGGTCAGCAGCCCCGATGGCCAAGGGATAGTGTCTGCCGGGGGAGATGGCACCCTGCGATTTTGGGATCGCGTCACCTTCCAACCGCGCGGGGAGACCCTAGCGGCCCATGGGGCTCCCATTCGCGCCGTCGCCTACAGCCCCGATAGCCGCACCTTAGCTACTGCCGCTGCCGATGGCAGTTTGCGCCTGTGGAACATCGACGGCACCAGTCGCTGGTCTGAGCCTGTAATGCTAGACAGCGAGCCTCGTTTCCTTGGGTTCACCCCAGCGGGAGATTTAGTCGTTGGCACCGTGGATGGTCGCGTGGAGCGCCGTGGCCCCCAGGGCAATGTCGTGGCGTTAACCCGCGCCCAGGCACCCTCCTCTGAAGATCCTGTCCTCAGCCCGCCCGATGGGTTTAGTGCTCTCCAAAACCTGCCCCAAAACACCTGGTGGATTTTAGCTGCTGTTCCGGCCCTGCTGATTTTGGCAGGAGCTGTGGGGGCGCTGCTGGGGGGGCGTTCCCCGGAGGAGGAAACGGCGGCGGCAGGGGCCGAGGAGACCGACCTTGGCCCTGAGCCTAGAGCCCATGAAACCGACGAAGCCGACGAAGCCGACGAAGCCAAAGGAACAGCGGCGGATCTAGACCCGCGCAACTACCACAATGCAGCAATGGAAGCGGGAATTGGAGAAGCCGATGCTTCTGAAGGGGTGGCCTCGCGCTCAGTTCAGCCGCTCGCTAACCCAACGGATGCCCAACCGCCCGCCCTGCCACCCGAAGCCGACCTAAGCTGGGACTGGGCCGAGACAACCCCCACCAAGGCCACGTCTCTACAGGCCGACCCCGCCAACCCATTGCCTCCCGAAGCCAGTCTCGTGGCTGATCGCAGCACCAACCCCCAGCCCCCGGCCAACAAGCTAGAACAGGCGCGGGCGGATCTGGCTGGAGGGCGTCAGCAGCTGCGGGCAGGCCAGTATGAGGCGGCTCTTTTATGCTTTAACAGCGCCATTGAGGCCACCGAGGTGGAGCGCCTCAAAGCCGAAGCTCTGAGTACACCCATGGGTGGGATTAACGCCCTGGCCACCCAGGCCCAAACCCAGCGGGGCCATGCCCTGGGGCTCTTGGATCAACCCAGCGAAGCCATGGAGAGCTATAACACGGCCCTGGGGCTGGATAGTGCGGCCCTAGAAGCCTGGGTAGGCAAGGGCCGACTGTTGATGGCCCTGGGGCGCTACGAGGAGGCACTCTTCTGCTTTGATAGCGCCCTAGAACTAGACAGCAGCCTGGGGCCAGCCTGGGCCGGAAAAGGGCAAGCCCTCCTGCGCCTAGGCCGCCATGCCGAAGGCCAAACCTGTCACCACCGCGCCATTGCCCTGGGTTTGGAAAGCCTGGGGCCACTGCCGCCCTACCCCACCCTCGATCCTGACACCGGGCGGGCTTCCGATGACGCGGCGATGGCGACCATCAATGACCCGGTTTTTCCCCTAGAGCCTTTGGTTGCCGCTCCTAGCCATGGCGATCCCGACGTTCCCCTGGCCCTTCAGCAGGTGGTGATGGGGTTGCCCTCCGCTGACACCGACCTAGCCTATGCCTTCCCCAGCGACTATGGAGTACCACCAGAGCTGATGGCCGACGTGGCCGATTTACCCAGTCAGGCGGAAAACAGCGTGGAAGCACCCACTTGGCCATCCACCTCGGCGGAGCCCAGCCCCCTGTCTCAGGATTTGGGAACAGCGCCTTGGGTGGAGCCTATCCCTGAGGATCGGGAGGCTGAAGATAGCCCAACCGTGAAAGAGGTAGATCCCAGTCATGCTTCGGATCTTTCGGTGGAGAACCGCTGGAACCCAGACCAGGGATGGCCCACCCCCAAGGCCACCGCCCTTGATCCGTCGGCCCTAGATACCCCTAGCGGATCTCGATCAATCTCATCGGGAGCCGCTGTGTCCCCGTCCGCCGAAGCAGCCCCAGGGAATTGGCCAGGGAATTGGGGGGCGTCCTGGGCCGCAGAGGCGTCCGCAGAGTTGATTCCCCCGGTCGAGTTTGACGAAAATTGGCCCCAGGATCTGCCCCCAGAGGTGATCGCAGCAATGGCCAGCATTCCTGCTGGGTCGCCCGATGCCTTTGGGCCACTCCCTCCGGTGTCTCCTCCCACCCCTCCTCCGGTAGCCGCTCTCATTCAGAGTGGCATCACGCTGACCCTCGACCGATCCCAGGGGCCGCGCTTCTACGCCCTTTGGCACATTGAGGAGGAAGATCGGATCCAGGCGAAGCAGGCTGGGGGCGAAATCCTGGCGGTGCGCCTCTACGACGTGACCGGACACCCCACCCAAACGCCCCTGCCGCCCCCCGTAGAAGAGCAGCGCTGCCACGACGACTTTGCCCAGGACTGGTATCTAGCCATTCCCCGCTGGAATCGCATCTATCTCGCCGAAATTGGCTACCTCTCCAGCCGTGGACAGTGGCAAGCCTTGGCTCGATCCTCGGAGGTGCCCGCCCTGGCCAACGGCTGAGCGGCATTGGGTTACGTTCCGTTGCGTTGATTGACGGTACTACACCGTTCAGTTAGGTTTGAGGGGCTACGTTTGCCCTTCACTGCCGTAGCCCGAAGCGATATGACGATTCAGTCCACCGATTTTTGGAAAAAGCCCAGCCTATGGATGGCGCTGGTCGCTTTGGTGTTGGTCGGGCTGGGGTCTACCCTGGCCGTGCGCCATCAACTCGCCGTGCGCCAAGCTGCCCAAGAGCGCGCCGCCCTACCCCCGCCTCGCCAGGTAAAGGTGGTGGCCCTGGGGCGCATTGAACCCGCAAGTCGCGTGGTGCAGGTGTCGGCCTCCGAGGCAGGTCGGATTGATCGGCTGATGGTGGCCAAGGGCGACCAGGTAGAGGAAGGGCAGATCGTGGCCTATCTGGATCGCTACGCGGTGCGACGGGCAGAGCGGGATTTGGCCGCCAGCCAACTGGCCGAAGCCCAGGCCCAACTGGCGGCTCAACGCAACCTGGGGCAGGCCCAAGTCCAGGAGGCCAACACCCGTCTGGCCCAGGTGAATGCACCCCAGCAGTCGGCCATTGCGGCCCAGGCGGCGGCGGTGCAAAGCCTCCAAGCCCAGTTAAATGTGGCCGAAATTGACCTAGCCCGCTTCCAGCAGTTGCACCATTCTGGAGCCATTGCCCGTCAAGAACTTGACCGTCAGCAGGCCGCAGTCAACCAACTGCGGGCCGACGTTGCCAATGCCCAGGCCACTCAACAGCGCCTAGAGCAATCTCGTGCCACCGACATGACCAACGCCGAGGCTCAACTGGCGTCAGTGCAGGCCAACACAACCTTGGCCCAACTGCAAAGCCGAGTGGATTCCGCTGCCCAAGCCCTGGCCCTGGCCGAGGCTCAGCTCGCCCTCACGGTGGTGCGCTCTCCCCAGGCAGGGCAGGTGTTGAATGTGCTGGCCTACCCTGGAGAAGCAGTCGCTCCGGGCAGCGGGCCGATTTTGTCCCTGGGGGATACCCGCCAAATGTACGTGGTCTCCGAAGTTTACGAAACGGACATTGGCCGCGTGAACCTGGGCCAGCCCGCCACCGTCACCAGCCGCAACGGAGCTTTTCCCGGCACCCTCACCGGAACTGTAGAGGAAATCGGCCTCCAAATTGCCAAAAACGACGTGATTGACGATGACCCCGCCGCCAATGCCGATGCTCGCGTCGTCGAAGTCCGCGTCCGCCTCGACCAAAGCGAGGTCGTCGCCGCTCTCACAAATCTTCAGGTGGATGTGGCCATTGATATTGAGTAGCGCCCTATGCCCCCCAAGTCCAACGCCAAGCCAACCCGTCGGCCCCGATTGTCGCCGCCTCGGCACATTCCCCTAGCCTGGTACAACCTGCGCCACGACCGGGCTAGGCTCTTTGTGGCCGTGGCAGGCGTCACCTTTGCGGTGCTGCTCATGTTCATGAATTTGGGCTTTCTGGGAGCCTTGGTGAACACCACCTCTAACTTCTACGACCAGTTCAATGCCGACATTGTGCTGATGTCACCCCAATCGCTGGAAATTAGCACCACTAAAGCCTTCCCCCGTGAACGCCTCTACCAAGCCGCTGGCATTGAGGGCATAGAGCGGGTAATGCCCCTGTATATGGAATATTCCCTCTGGAAAAATCCCGAAACAAAAATCAGCCGCGCCCTGTTTGTCTACGCCATTAACCCCATGGATCCGGTATTTCTGATGCCGGAACTCAGCACCCCAGAGGGCCGTCGGGCCTTAGAAATTCCCAATTCTACTTTTATTGATCGGCTCTCTCGACCAGAATTTGGCCCCCAAACCCTTGGCCTAGAAACAGAAACCGACCGTCGCCGCATTACCATTGTGGGTCAGTACGATCTAGGTGGGGGCTTTGCCGCCGATGGCACCCTAGTGATGAGTGATCAGAACTTTATGCGATACTTTTCCCCTCGCACCCTAAGTCAGGTAAATATGGGCCTGGTACAGCTCGAACCAGGGGCCGATCCTCAGCGGGTAAAACAGGCAATTTTAGACCGTCTTCCTGCCGACGTAGAAGCCTACACCAAACCAGAAATTATTCGCAAGGAAAGTCAGTTTTGGATTCAAACAACCTCCATTGGCTTTATTTTTGGCCTGGGGGTGCTGATTTCCTTCGTCGTTGGCACCGTGATTGTCTACCAAATTTTGTATACCGACATCCATGAGCATCTACGGGAATATGCCACCCTAAAAGCCATTGGCTACGGAGGAGATTACTTATTTAAAACGGTAATTCAAGAATCTATTATCTTAGCGGTGATGGGCTATGTACCAGGGTTGATACTGTCTCTAGCCCTGTACGAAATGGCGACCCAAGCGACCGCTGGTACGCTACCCCTCAAAATGACCATTTCACGGGTCATCCTCGTCTTCACCCTGACCGGAATGATGTGTGTGATCTCCGGCCTAATTTCGGTTCGCAAAGCTGTCACAGCCGATCCTGCGGAGGTCTTTGCTTAACCGATGTTTCCTACTCCCCTTGCCCTCCTCAATCTCACCCATGACCGCAAAAAGTTTGCGACTTCAGTGGCGGGGGTAGCCTTTGCCGTGTTGCTGATGTTTTTATTTAATGGGTTTAAAAATGCGCTCTACGACAGCCAAACGCAGCTTTTAACCGAGCTTAATGGTGAGATTGTCATCATCAATCGGCT contains:
- the devC gene encoding ABC transporter permease DevC, with the translated sequence MPPKSNAKPTRRPRLSPPRHIPLAWYNLRHDRARLFVAVAGVTFAVLLMFMNLGFLGALVNTTSNFYDQFNADIVLMSPQSLEISTTKAFPRERLYQAAGIEGIERVMPLYMEYSLWKNPETKISRALFVYAINPMDPVFLMPELSTPEGRRALEIPNSTFIDRLSRPEFGPQTLGLETETDRRRITIVGQYDLGGGFAADGTLVMSDQNFMRYFSPRTLSQVNMGLVQLEPGADPQRVKQAILDRLPADVEAYTKPEIIRKESQFWIQTTSIGFIFGLGVLISFVVGTVIVYQILYTDIHEHLREYATLKAIGYGGDYLFKTVIQESIILAVMGYVPGLILSLALYEMATQATAGTLPLKMTISRVILVFTLTGMMCVISGLISVRKAVTADPAEVFA
- the gcvT gene encoding glycine cleavage system aminomethyltransferase GcvT — encoded protein: MSLRQTPLYSRCIDLKARMTEFAGWEMPVQFGGIKQEHEAVRTRAGLFDISHMGKMLFRGNGALAALQRLVPSYLGRLTPGKAQYTVLLNPQGGIIDDLIIYLKDRDASGVEQVFTIVNAATTEKDKAWFQAHLAESGVELVDQSSAFALLSVQGPKAAELLQTCVAENLSAVERFGHLDGTVLGKPAFLARTGYTGEDGFEIMLDPATAGDLWDTLLAAGVAPCGLGARDTLRLEAAMALYGQDINDTTSPLEAGLGWLVHWDEAGDFVGRSVLEAQKSGGVSRRLVGLALSERHIARHDYPVLHEGEPVGIVTSGTLSPTLNTPIALAYVPSHLAKVGQTLAVDIRGQQRPAQVVKRPFYKPQS
- a CDS encoding tetratricopeptide repeat protein; amino-acid sequence: MAVSLDIPPPPPLSRVKLLEGQGNALYAAGRYSEALTRFEECLALQPNRPEVWTLHGFCLTALKRFEDSLHSFDRAVALDSDCALAWHGKGHALGKLSRFEDATLHLQEALRINPADSKAWYNLGTAQNQLRQYDPAIVSFGQSLKLNPNDHRARYNQGVALCGLHRYEEALDTLRQALALKPTAHYIWNQCGTALIQLGRYAEARAAFDTSLRHHADNPNAWYGKARAYAMAGDLEQTLQSLYRTFVLSPYVYKVMVQIDAHFDGLRDDPQFQKLID
- the dxs gene encoding 1-deoxy-D-xylulose-5-phosphate synthase produces the protein MRLSDVTHPNQLHGLTIRQLEDIARQIREKHLETVAASGGHLGPGLGVVELTLALYQTLDLDHDKVVWDVGHQAYPHKLITGRFHDFHTLRQKDGVAGYLKRSENQFDHFGAGHASTSISAALGMALARDMAGENYKVAAIIGDGALTGGMALEAINHAGHLPHTNLLVVLNDNEMSISPNVGAIPRYLNKMRISPPVQFLTDNLEEQFKHLPFLGDSLSPELDRVKEGMKRLAVPKVGAVFEELGFLYMGPVDGHNLQELITTFKEAHKHTGPVLVHVSTTKGKGYAIAEKDQVGYHAQSPFNLATGKGIPSTKPKPPSYSKVFAETLITLAENDPKIVGITAAMATGTGLDKLQQALPKQYIDVGIAEQHAVTLAAGLACEGARPVVAIYSTFLQRGFDQIVHDVCIQKLPVFFCLDRAGIVGADGPTHQGMYDIAYLRCIPNLVLMAPKDEAELQRMMVTGINYTEGAIAMRYPRGNGYGAPLMEEGWEPLPIGKAEVLRQGDDVLLLGYGSMVYPAMQTAEILSEHGIEATVVNARFAKPLDEELILPLAKQIGKVVTFEEGCLMGGFGSAVAESILDAQVPASVLRIGVPDILVDHATPDQSKVALGLTPSQMAERILSTFKVEKPALAV
- a CDS encoding DUF4912 domain-containing protein — its product is MEKLPRPSLFVLSLIGALAVGPSLEGVWQGEEIRATVGFPLPLAEASSMAQAPAPPPPTSEIAAAPPVLALSPDGQYLVRGTATGDLVWLDDQGQATAQTVAQAHRGAVLAVVISRDGQTVISAGADGAVRRWDRQGNALGEAILSQGSPLTALALSPDGQGLIAGRADGLVEPWSLATGTAQGDPVAAHAAAIQSLDYMSGGQNWVSGSQDGSLALWNADGSPAGRIPSAHGGGVSQVVSSPDGQGIVSAGGDGTLRFWDRVTFQPRGETLAAHGAPIRAVAYSPDSRTLATAAADGSLRLWNIDGTSRWSEPVMLDSEPRFLGFTPAGDLVVGTVDGRVERRGPQGNVVALTRAQAPSSEDPVLSPPDGFSALQNLPQNTWWILAAVPALLILAGAVGALLGGRSPEEETAAAGAEETDLGPEPRAHETDEADEADEAKGTAADLDPRNYHNAAMEAGIGEADASEGVASRSVQPLANPTDAQPPALPPEADLSWDWAETTPTKATSLQADPANPLPPEASLVADRSTNPQPPANKLEQARADLAGGRQQLRAGQYEAALLCFNSAIEATEVERLKAEALSTPMGGINALATQAQTQRGHALGLLDQPSEAMESYNTALGLDSAALEAWVGKGRLLMALGRYEEALFCFDSALELDSSLGPAWAGKGQALLRLGRHAEGQTCHHRAIALGLESLGPLPPYPTLDPDTGRASDDAAMATINDPVFPLEPLVAAPSHGDPDVPLALQQVVMGLPSADTDLAYAFPSDYGVPPELMADVADLPSQAENSVEAPTWPSTSAEPSPLSQDLGTAPWVEPIPEDREAEDSPTVKEVDPSHASDLSVENRWNPDQGWPTPKATALDPSALDTPSGSRSISSGAAVSPSAEAAPGNWPGNWGASWAAEASAELIPPVEFDENWPQDLPPEVIAAMASIPAGSPDAFGPLPPVSPPTPPPVAALIQSGITLTLDRSQGPRFYALWHIEEEDRIQAKQAGGEILAVRLYDVTGHPTQTPLPPPVEEQRCHDDFAQDWYLAIPRWNRIYLAEIGYLSSRGQWQALARSSEVPALANG
- a CDS encoding efflux RND transporter periplasmic adaptor subunit — protein: MTIQSTDFWKKPSLWMALVALVLVGLGSTLAVRHQLAVRQAAQERAALPPPRQVKVVALGRIEPASRVVQVSASEAGRIDRLMVAKGDQVEEGQIVAYLDRYAVRRAERDLAASQLAEAQAQLAAQRNLGQAQVQEANTRLAQVNAPQQSAIAAQAAAVQSLQAQLNVAEIDLARFQQLHHSGAIARQELDRQQAAVNQLRADVANAQATQQRLEQSRATDMTNAEAQLASVQANTTLAQLQSRVDSAAQALALAEAQLALTVVRSPQAGQVLNVLAYPGEAVAPGSGPILSLGDTRQMYVVSEVYETDIGRVNLGQPATVTSRNGAFPGTLTGTVEEIGLQIAKNDVIDDDPAANADARVVEVRVRLDQSEVVAALTNLQVDVAIDIE